A region of Actinomycetota bacterium DNA encodes the following proteins:
- the rny gene encoding ribonuclease Y — MTEALVAVAALAVGVAIGFLARKAIASSQAHSAEATARKVVLDAEVEATTMSQVALTEANQEIVSMRREAEEELRLRREELQRQEQRMSQQEERVHEKDEHLERKLLEHEERRQELNDRDKALAEVREALEAQVEVQRAKLEQIASLTASEARDALADQVVDEAKRRAMSTVREIEERAREDGEQRARKIVTIAIQRVASQQTAESTVSVFTLPTDDMKGRIIGREGRNIRAFEAATGVNLIIDDTPDTVVLSSFDPVRREAARMTLEKLVGDGRIQPARIEEMHARSMEEIEEQIRRAGEEAVLEVGIPDLHAELVRLLGALQFRTSYGQNVLKHLLESAHIATSLAAEIGIDPTVAKRGAFLHDIGKAVTHEVEGSHALIGAEIARRLGEAPEVVHCIEAHHGEVEQRTVDAVLAQVADGISGGRPGARRESLETYVKRLERLEEICQAFEGVEKVFAMQAGREVRVIVQPDGVDDLAAGVMARDIAKQVEEELQYPGQIKITVVRESRSIEFAR; from the coding sequence ATGACGGAGGCATTGGTCGCGGTCGCCGCGCTCGCCGTCGGGGTTGCGATCGGCTTCCTGGCACGGAAGGCGATCGCTTCATCCCAGGCGCACAGCGCTGAGGCGACCGCTCGGAAGGTCGTCCTCGATGCGGAGGTCGAGGCCACGACGATGTCGCAGGTGGCGCTGACCGAGGCGAACCAGGAGATCGTCTCGATGCGCCGCGAAGCGGAGGAGGAGTTGCGCCTTCGCCGCGAGGAGCTCCAGCGCCAGGAGCAGCGCATGTCCCAGCAGGAGGAACGGGTCCACGAGAAGGACGAGCACCTCGAGCGCAAGCTCCTCGAGCACGAGGAGCGTCGTCAGGAGTTGAACGATCGCGACAAGGCACTCGCGGAGGTGCGGGAGGCCCTGGAAGCGCAGGTCGAGGTCCAGCGCGCCAAGCTCGAGCAGATCGCGAGCCTGACCGCGAGCGAAGCCAGAGATGCCCTGGCGGACCAGGTGGTCGACGAGGCGAAGCGACGCGCGATGTCGACCGTCCGCGAGATCGAGGAACGCGCCCGCGAGGACGGCGAGCAGCGCGCCCGCAAGATCGTCACGATCGCGATCCAGCGGGTCGCCTCGCAGCAGACGGCCGAGTCGACGGTGTCGGTATTCACGCTTCCGACCGACGACATGAAGGGACGCATCATCGGCCGGGAGGGACGAAACATCCGCGCCTTCGAGGCTGCGACCGGGGTGAACCTGATCATCGACGACACGCCCGACACGGTCGTGCTCTCGAGCTTCGATCCGGTACGCCGCGAGGCCGCGCGTATGACCCTCGAGAAGCTCGTCGGCGACGGCCGGATCCAGCCCGCCAGGATCGAGGAGATGCACGCGCGCTCGATGGAGGAGATCGAGGAGCAGATCCGCCGGGCGGGGGAGGAGGCGGTGCTCGAGGTCGGGATCCCCGACCTCCACGCGGAGCTGGTCCGCCTGCTCGGGGCGCTCCAGTTCCGTACCTCCTACGGGCAGAACGTGCTGAAGCATCTGCTCGAATCGGCGCACATCGCGACCTCACTGGCGGCGGAGATCGGGATCGACCCGACCGTGGCCAAGCGCGGCGCGTTCCTTCATGACATCGGCAAGGCCGTGACCCACGAGGTCGAGGGCTCGCACGCGTTGATCGGCGCGGAGATCGCACGCCGGCTCGGTGAGGCACCCGAGGTCGTGCACTGCATCGAGGCCCACCACGGCGAGGTGGAGCAACGCACGGTGGACGCCGTGCTCGCCCAGGTCGCCGACGGCATCAGCGGCGGTCGTCCGGGCGCGCGCCGGGAGAGCCTCGAGACCTACGTGAAGCGCCTCGAGCGTCTCGAGGAGATCTGCCAGGCGTTCGAGGGGGTCGAGAAGGTGTTCGCGATGCAGGCCGGCCGTGAGGTCCGCGTGATCGTCCAGCCCGACGGGGTCGACGACCTCGCCGCCGGCGTGATGGCGCGCGACATCGCCAAGCAGGTCGAGGAAGAACTCCAGTACCCGGGGCAGATCAAGATCACGGTCGTGCGCGAGAGCCGCTC
- a CDS encoding regulatory protein RecX — MRSRRELEQRLVRAGFERDEVAAELVRLEEAGLLDDEAFADALTEQAITSRKGGRAIANALYAKGIDRSTIDRAVEGSREGEFDRAMEFAEGRARRMTGLPDAKAFQRLSSALMRRGFSPDTSRTVARKALDVEGSDEA, encoded by the coding sequence ATGCGCAGCCGCCGCGAGCTCGAACAGCGGCTGGTCCGCGCGGGATTCGAACGCGACGAGGTCGCCGCCGAGCTCGTTCGACTCGAGGAGGCCGGCCTGCTCGATGACGAAGCCTTCGCCGACGCGCTCACCGAGCAGGCGATCACCAGCCGAAAGGGTGGTCGGGCGATCGCGAACGCCCTGTATGCGAAGGGCATCGATCGTTCGACGATCGACCGAGCGGTGGAGGGCTCGCGCGAGGGAGAGTTCGACCGAGCAATGGAGTTCGCCGAGGGCCGTGCGCGACGGATGACCGGCCTCCCGGATGCGAAGGCGTTCCAGCGCCTGTCTTCCGCCCTGATGCGGCGGGGTTTCTCTCCCGACACGTCGCGGACCGTCGCGCGGAAGGCGCTCGACGTGGAGGGCTCGGACGAGGCATAG
- the recA gene encoding recombinase RecA, with amino-acid sequence MDRDKMLDVTLSQIEKQFGKGAVMKLGEHSMSDGISIIPTGSMALDIALGVGGIPKGRVVEVFGPEGSGKTTVCLHIIAEAQKKGGIAAFIDAEHALDPTYAKELGVNIDELLVSQPDSGEQALEISDMLVRSGALDLVVIDSVAALVPRAEIEGEMGDTHVGLQARLMSQAMRKLSGSLSRFDTTAIFINQLREKIGVMYGSPETTPGGRALKFYASVRLDVRKIENLKDGTEVVGSRTRVKVVKNKVAPPFRQCEFDIMYGKGVSAEGSLLDVGVDLEIVKKSGAWFTYEGEQLGQGRENARQFLVENTDVRQEIERRVREAVGLDVFGAEDDKPIEIPDSEAPPAAESATPTADAPAPKSKGKQPADASAN; translated from the coding sequence ATGGATCGGGACAAGATGCTCGACGTCACGCTCTCCCAGATCGAGAAGCAGTTCGGCAAGGGTGCCGTGATGAAGCTCGGTGAACACTCGATGAGCGACGGCATCTCGATCATCCCGACGGGGTCGATGGCGCTCGACATCGCGCTCGGCGTCGGTGGCATCCCGAAGGGGCGTGTCGTCGAGGTCTTCGGTCCCGAGGGCTCGGGCAAGACGACCGTCTGTCTGCACATCATCGCCGAGGCCCAGAAGAAGGGCGGCATCGCCGCATTCATCGATGCCGAGCACGCGCTCGACCCGACCTATGCCAAGGAGCTGGGCGTCAACATCGACGAGCTGCTCGTCTCGCAGCCGGACTCGGGGGAACAGGCACTCGAGATCTCCGACATGCTCGTGCGTTCGGGAGCGCTCGATCTCGTCGTGATCGACTCCGTCGCGGCGCTCGTCCCGCGTGCCGAGATCGAGGGCGAGATGGGCGACACCCACGTCGGTCTGCAGGCGCGCCTGATGTCGCAGGCGATGCGCAAGCTCTCCGGCTCCCTCTCGCGTTTCGACACCACCGCGATCTTCATCAACCAGCTCCGGGAGAAGATCGGCGTCATGTACGGGAGCCCCGAAACCACCCCCGGCGGTCGCGCGCTGAAGTTCTACGCGTCGGTGCGACTCGATGTTCGCAAGATCGAGAACCTGAAGGATGGCACCGAGGTGGTCGGATCACGCACGCGGGTCAAGGTCGTGAAGAACAAGGTGGCCCCGCCCTTCCGTCAGTGCGAGTTCGACATCATGTACGGCAAGGGCGTGTCGGCCGAGGGCAGCCTGCTCGACGTCGGGGTCGATCTCGAGATCGTCAAGAAGTCCGGCGCGTGGTTCACCTACGAGGGTGAACAGCTGGGACAGGGTCGTGAGAACGCGCGGCAGTTCCTGGTCGAGAACACCGATGTCCGACAGGAGATCGAGCGCCGCGTTCGCGAGGCGGTCGGACTCGATGTCTTCGGCGCCGAGGACGACAAGCCGATCGAGATCCCCGACAGCGAGGCGCCTCCGGCGGCCGAGTCCGCCACGCCGACGGCGGATGCACCTGCACCGAAGTCCAAAGGGAAGCAGCCGGCCGACGCGTCCGCCAACTAG
- a CDS encoding DNA-3-methyladenine glycosylase I, with amino-acid sequence MPSEAPSSGVRCAWARSDDPAYVAYHDDEWGVPVHEDPRLLEMLTLEGAQAGLSWSTILHKRAGYRAAFAGFDPARVASFDEDAIDRLVADPSIVRHRGKISSTVNNAARVLEIQREFGSFDAFLWGLAGGAPLIDRFDTIDDIPSETPTSATISRELKRRGFGFVGPTTVYAFMQAVGMVNDHVRSCPRWVQLGGR; translated from the coding sequence ATGCCGAGTGAGGCTCCTTCGTCCGGGGTGCGCTGCGCCTGGGCGCGGAGCGACGATCCTGCATACGTGGCTTACCACGACGATGAGTGGGGCGTCCCGGTGCACGAGGACCCGCGCCTCCTGGAGATGCTCACGCTCGAGGGGGCGCAGGCGGGGCTGTCGTGGTCGACGATCCTGCACAAGCGTGCGGGCTATCGCGCAGCCTTCGCCGGGTTCGATCCCGCCCGGGTCGCGAGCTTCGACGAGGACGCGATCGACCGCCTGGTCGCCGACCCCTCGATCGTGCGGCATCGGGGGAAGATCTCCTCGACCGTGAACAACGCGGCTCGCGTCCTCGAGATCCAGCGCGAGTTCGGCTCGTTCGACGCGTTCCTCTGGGGGCTCGCCGGTGGAGCGCCCCTGATCGATCGGTTCGACACGATCGACGATATCCCTTCCGAGACACCGACGTCCGCGACGATCAGCCGCGAACTCAAGCGCCGTGGGTTCGGATTCGTCGGACCGACGACGGTCTATGCGTTCATGCAGGCGGTCGGGATGGTCAACGACCACGTGCGCTCGTGTCCCCGATGGGTTCAGCTCGGCGGGCGGTGA
- the thpR gene encoding RNA 2',3'-cyclic phosphodiesterase — translation MPSARTGEDKRVRLFVGVELPDAARGDLATSIEVLRTSVPVGRWTPAANWHATVKFLGWVRPSILPMVREAAEWIARSEPRFTTRLTALGTFPPGRRRSRVLWAGMDDEGGGFARLSAALNAALTPVIEPEGRAFTPHVTLARFDPPIALPAELPPLVSEPFEVAHLVLFRSHLRGRAPIYEQIASFPLGV, via the coding sequence ATGCCGAGCGCCCGCACCGGCGAGGACAAGCGCGTTCGGCTGTTCGTCGGGGTGGAGCTGCCCGACGCGGCTCGCGGCGATCTGGCGACGTCGATCGAGGTGCTGCGAACATCGGTTCCGGTCGGTCGTTGGACCCCCGCGGCGAACTGGCACGCGACCGTCAAGTTCCTGGGATGGGTCCGGCCGTCGATCCTGCCGATGGTTCGGGAGGCGGCCGAATGGATCGCGCGTTCCGAGCCCCGCTTCACGACCCGGCTCACCGCCCTCGGGACGTTCCCTCCGGGGCGACGGCGCTCGCGTGTGCTGTGGGCGGGGATGGACGACGAGGGTGGTGGGTTCGCGCGGCTCTCGGCCGCGCTCAACGCCGCGCTCACCCCGGTGATCGAGCCGGAGGGGCGCGCATTCACCCCCCACGTCACGCTCGCCCGGTTCGACCCGCCGATCGCGTTGCCGGCCGAGCTCCCGCCGCTCGTCTCGGAGCCGTTCGAAGTGGCCCACCTGGTGCTGTTCCGCAGTCACCTGCGGGGCCGGGCACCCATCTACGAACAGATCGCCTCGTTCCCGCTCGGGGTCTGA
- a CDS encoding competence/damage-inducible protein A, with the protein MRAELIGVGTELLLGQIANTNAQWISQRLAAVGVDVLHHRVVGDNRERIVDALRGAAARADVVVVTGGLGPTEDDITRDALAEVLGTPMVRRAEIETYLRERFAALGREMPLRNLRQADVPEGTRYLMPTRGTAPGLIADVPSGGTVYLLPGVPSEMREMMDDPILPELASATGSVIVSRIVRCAGIGESSVAEQLADLFDVSENPTVAYLASLGEVKVRLTAKASTTAEAEELIAPVLAQVLDRLGDVVFTVDDETLEEAVSRLLLAAGTRIAVAESLTGGGVAERLTRAPGSSRTFVGGAVTYDVDAKMRVLGVTRLTVETHGVVSRACALEMASGVRKLLGAPLGLSLTGAAGPEPHDGAAPGTVWIALVDDATVHARGFASPGERDQVRRWAEQAALDLVRRHLEARPLPGSDLDA; encoded by the coding sequence GTGAGGGCAGAGCTGATTGGGGTCGGGACCGAGCTGCTGCTCGGACAGATCGCGAACACGAACGCGCAGTGGATCTCGCAGCGACTCGCCGCGGTCGGCGTCGACGTGCTCCACCATCGGGTCGTGGGCGACAATCGCGAGCGGATCGTGGATGCCCTCCGCGGCGCGGCCGCCCGTGCCGACGTCGTGGTGGTGACCGGCGGGCTCGGACCGACCGAGGACGACATCACGCGAGACGCACTCGCGGAGGTGCTCGGCACGCCGATGGTGCGCCGCGCCGAGATCGAGACCTATCTCCGCGAACGTTTCGCAGCTCTCGGTCGCGAGATGCCGCTACGCAACCTCCGACAGGCCGACGTCCCTGAGGGGACGCGCTACCTCATGCCGACGCGCGGGACGGCGCCCGGACTGATCGCGGACGTTCCGTCGGGCGGCACCGTGTACCTGTTGCCCGGCGTTCCCTCGGAGATGCGCGAGATGATGGACGACCCGATCCTTCCCGAGCTCGCCTCGGCGACCGGTTCGGTGATCGTGTCGCGGATCGTGCGGTGTGCGGGGATCGGTGAATCGTCCGTGGCCGAGCAGCTGGCGGATCTGTTCGACGTGTCGGAGAACCCGACCGTCGCCTACCTCGCGAGCCTGGGCGAGGTGAAGGTGCGGCTGACCGCCAAGGCCTCCACGACCGCAGAGGCCGAGGAGCTGATCGCACCGGTGCTCGCGCAGGTCCTCGACCGGCTCGGCGACGTCGTGTTCACCGTCGATGACGAGACGTTGGAAGAGGCGGTCTCCCGGCTCCTGTTGGCGGCGGGGACCCGGATCGCGGTCGCGGAATCCCTGACCGGAGGAGGCGTCGCCGAACGTCTGACCCGCGCACCGGGGAGCTCCCGGACGTTCGTGGGTGGCGCGGTCACCTACGACGTCGATGCGAAGATGCGCGTGCTCGGCGTGACTCGCCTCACGGTCGAGACGCACGGGGTGGTGAGTCGCGCCTGTGCCCTGGAGATGGCGTCGGGCGTTCGCAAACTGCTCGGAGCGCCGCTCGGCCTGTCGCTGACCGGTGCGGCCGGTCCCGAACCGCACGACGGTGCCGCGCCGGGAACGGTGTGGATCGCGCTCGTGGACGACGCCACGGTGCACGCCCGCGGGTTCGCCTCGCCCGGCGAGCGCGATCAGGTACGGCGCTGGGCAGAGCAAGCGGCCCTGGACCTCGTCCGACGCCACCTCGAGGCACGGCCCCTCCCGGGATCGGACCTCGACGCCTAA
- a CDS encoding helix-turn-helix transcriptional regulator yields the protein MANPIGVGPALRKARLRRNVTIDEASRGTRIRADSLEALEDERFGALLGEVYVRGALRTYAAYLGLDPDKVFEVYQRGTGVGAPSRPEPPTQIRRAIGTHRRRGTHRLAWLVVAIVVIVAGAFGLLSRSGSTPAPAALPASPVLVDPETSNVVVGMTSRSDLTVEVDADGATSTVEVRRGEERTFEADDLLTLGLPDGGPATITINGTGPIEVAKGERAWSDAFSDTSVIPPPEDGRIRATRALGAIAAAREAAAEATSDPDGTSPTADPSMPAEDPA from the coding sequence GTGGCGAACCCGATCGGCGTCGGACCGGCGCTGCGCAAGGCCCGACTGCGACGCAACGTCACGATCGACGAAGCGAGCCGCGGGACGCGGATCAGAGCCGACTCCCTCGAGGCGCTCGAGGATGAGCGGTTCGGCGCGCTGCTGGGCGAGGTGTACGTGCGAGGAGCTCTCCGCACCTACGCTGCCTACCTCGGGCTCGATCCGGACAAGGTGTTCGAGGTCTATCAGCGTGGCACCGGCGTAGGGGCTCCCTCGCGGCCCGAACCTCCCACGCAGATCCGGCGCGCGATCGGAACCCACCGGCGGCGGGGAACGCATCGGCTCGCCTGGCTCGTCGTGGCGATCGTCGTGATCGTCGCCGGTGCGTTCGGGTTGCTGTCGCGCTCGGGTTCGACGCCCGCCCCCGCGGCGTTGCCCGCGTCGCCGGTTCTCGTCGACCCCGAGACGTCGAACGTCGTCGTGGGGATGACCTCGCGATCGGATCTGACCGTCGAGGTGGACGCCGACGGCGCCACGAGCACCGTCGAGGTTCGCCGGGGGGAGGAACGCACCTTCGAAGCGGACGATCTGTTGACGCTCGGGCTGCCGGACGGCGGTCCGGCGACGATCACGATCAACGGGACCGGGCCGATCGAGGTCGCGAAGGGGGAACGCGCGTGGAGCGACGCGTTCAGCGATACGAGCGTGATCCCTCCTCCGGAGGATGGACGGATCCGGGCGACCCGTGCCCTCGGAGCGATCGCCGCGGCTCGAGAGGCCGCCGCGGAGGCCACGTCGGATCCCGACGGCACCAGTCCCACCGCCGATCCGTCGATGCCCGCGGAGGATCCGGCGTGA
- a CDS encoding inorganic diphosphatase, translating into MREDALVKVVVEIPKGSRNKYEWDAEAQAMVLDRMLFTSMQYPADYGFIADTLGGDGDTLDALVFVGEPTFPGCHIVARPVGLFRMTDEKGPDEKILCVPLKDPMWSQVERIEDIPPSLLNEIEHFFQVYKDLEDKKVDTKGFEGREAALHVIAEARARLQAGS; encoded by the coding sequence ATGCGCGAGGATGCCCTGGTCAAGGTGGTCGTGGAGATCCCCAAGGGATCGCGGAACAAGTACGAGTGGGACGCCGAGGCCCAAGCGATGGTGCTCGACCGGATGCTCTTCACGTCGATGCAATATCCGGCGGACTACGGCTTCATCGCCGACACCCTCGGCGGCGACGGCGACACCCTCGATGCGCTCGTGTTCGTCGGTGAGCCGACCTTCCCCGGGTGTCACATCGTGGCGCGACCGGTCGGACTGTTCCGCATGACCGACGAGAAGGGTCCCGACGAGAAGATCCTCTGCGTTCCCCTCAAGGATCCGATGTGGTCCCAGGTCGAGCGGATCGAAGACATCCCCCCGAGCCTGTTGAACGAGATCGAGCACTTCTTCCAGGTCTACAAGGACCTGGAGGACAAGAAGGTCGACACCAAGGGCTTCGAAGGACGCGAGGCCGCCCTACACGTGATCGCCGAAGCGCGCGCACGTCTACAGGCCGGTTCGTAG
- a CDS encoding energy-coupling factor transporter transmembrane component T: MYPVAWIAWASGAAFVAFSTANPWYLLPLVGVAWFVHAAHQRDGPWARSFRMFLTFAVIAIVLRTGLVLFGTVNASNVVYAAYEGLRLGVLLVVFGTFNSVTDPFGVLRLAPRRFHEPALAAALALSIAPRTIAAAGRVREAQELRGFRLRKWRSLPALAVPVLETGMEEAMTLAESMDARGHGRGRRSRYRPERWSPGAVVTAASGLIAGSVFVSQAIAHRPDLIPITDPLTWPEATPWLVGVVLLLAVPGLLPRRDERR, translated from the coding sequence ATGTACCCGGTCGCGTGGATCGCGTGGGCGAGCGGAGCGGCCTTCGTCGCGTTCAGCACGGCGAACCCGTGGTACCTGCTCCCGCTCGTCGGCGTCGCCTGGTTCGTCCACGCCGCGCACCAGCGAGATGGACCATGGGCGCGCTCGTTCCGGATGTTCCTGACGTTCGCGGTGATCGCGATCGTCCTGCGGACCGGACTAGTTCTGTTCGGCACGGTGAACGCGTCCAACGTCGTGTACGCGGCCTACGAAGGGCTCCGCCTCGGCGTGCTCCTCGTCGTGTTCGGCACCTTCAACTCGGTGACCGATCCGTTCGGGGTGCTGCGGCTCGCGCCGCGGAGGTTCCACGAGCCGGCGTTGGCGGCGGCGCTCGCGCTGTCGATCGCGCCGCGCACGATCGCCGCCGCCGGACGGGTCCGTGAGGCACAGGAGCTGCGCGGGTTCCGACTGCGGAAGTGGCGCTCGCTCCCAGCGCTGGCGGTCCCGGTGCTCGAGACGGGCATGGAAGAGGCGATGACGCTGGCCGAGAGCATGGACGCCCGCGGTCACGGCCGGGGGCGCCGGTCGCGCTACCGCCCCGAGCGCTGGAGCCCCGGCGCCGTCGTGACCGCCGCATCCGGACTGATCGCGGGGAGCGTGTTCGTCTCGCAGGCGATCGCGCATCGTCCGGACCTCATCCCGATCACCGATCCCCTCACCTGGCCGGAGGCGACCCCCTGGCTCGTCGGCGTGGTACTCCTCCTGGCGGTCCCCGGGCTGCTCCCCCGGAGAGACGAACGACGATGA
- a CDS encoding ATP-binding cassette domain-containing protein encodes MSPALRYERVTFHYPDSERSAITDVDLDIAEGSFALSAGPTGAGKSTLLRAANGLVPHFTGGAFAGRVTVAGRDTTTHRPRDLADAVAFVPQDPGASFVLDRVEEELAYGMENLQVPSGRMRRRVEETLDLLDIAPLRDRSVRTLSGGERQRVAIAAALAAGPRLLVLDEPTSQLDPQGAEDVLAALQRMVHDLGMTVLLAEHRLERVAGFADIAVAVHDGAVTSGAPSDLLGRVVGGPPVTRLGDLLGWDPAPITVREARALARELALGVGPSPPTVTPGAPLVRARGLHAGYSGAGVLHGVDLELGEGEIVALMGRNGAGKTTLLRCLTGVHAPARGSVEVPSRPPRPGIDVALCPQEPETVLFAETVEDEIHASLRARGRSGEPAPHLQRLALEGLSGRHPRDLSSGQRLLVAAAAVAASGAPALLLDEPTRGLDPEAKQRLSTFLRAHAREGGTVLFATHDVELVAALATRVVLLAGGEVIADGSPSEVLGDSHVFAPQMTRVFGPGWLTPEQVAEATGARGQPTEVVR; translated from the coding sequence ATGAGCCCCGCGCTGCGCTACGAACGGGTCACCTTCCACTACCCCGATTCGGAGCGATCCGCGATCACCGACGTCGACCTCGACATCGCGGAGGGATCCTTCGCGCTCTCGGCGGGACCGACGGGTGCGGGCAAGTCGACCTTGCTGCGCGCCGCGAACGGACTCGTTCCTCACTTCACCGGCGGGGCCTTCGCCGGCCGGGTCACGGTCGCCGGCCGCGACACGACGACGCACCGACCGCGCGACCTCGCCGACGCCGTCGCGTTCGTCCCGCAGGATCCCGGCGCGTCGTTCGTCCTCGACCGGGTGGAGGAGGAACTCGCCTACGGGATGGAGAACCTCCAGGTCCCCTCCGGTCGGATGCGGCGCCGGGTCGAGGAGACGCTCGATCTGCTCGACATCGCTCCGCTCCGTGACCGCAGCGTCCGGACGCTCTCCGGTGGCGAGCGCCAACGTGTGGCGATCGCGGCGGCGCTCGCGGCGGGTCCGCGCCTGCTCGTCCTCGACGAGCCGACGAGTCAGCTCGATCCCCAGGGGGCAGAGGACGTCCTGGCCGCCCTCCAGCGCATGGTGCACGACCTCGGGATGACGGTTCTGCTGGCAGAGCACCGCCTCGAGCGGGTGGCCGGGTTCGCGGATATCGCCGTCGCGGTCCACGACGGAGCGGTCACCTCCGGCGCGCCCTCCGACCTCCTCGGAAGGGTCGTCGGTGGACCGCCCGTAACACGGCTCGGCGATCTCCTAGGATGGGATCCCGCTCCGATCACCGTCCGCGAGGCTCGAGCGTTGGCGCGTGAGCTCGCGCTCGGAGTCGGTCCGTCCCCACCGACCGTGACGCCGGGAGCTCCCTTGGTGCGGGCCCGCGGGTTGCACGCGGGCTACTCGGGCGCGGGAGTGCTCCACGGCGTGGACCTCGAGCTCGGCGAGGGCGAGATCGTCGCACTGATGGGCCGCAACGGCGCCGGCAAGACGACCTTGCTCCGCTGCCTGACGGGCGTGCACGCGCCGGCGCGCGGAAGCGTCGAGGTCCCGTCACGACCACCCCGACCAGGCATCGACGTGGCGCTGTGCCCCCAGGAGCCCGAGACCGTGCTGTTCGCCGAGACCGTCGAGGACGAGATCCACGCGTCGCTGCGAGCCCGAGGCCGGAGCGGCGAACCCGCCCCTCACCTCCAACGGCTCGCCCTCGAGGGGTTGTCGGGGCGCCATCCCAGAGACCTGTCCTCCGGACAGCGCCTGCTGGTGGCCGCGGCGGCTGTGGCGGCGTCGGGCGCTCCCGCGCTGCTGCTCGACGAGCCGACCAGAGGTCTGGACCCCGAGGCGAAGCAGCGCCTGTCGACGTTCCTGCGCGCCCACGCGCGGGAGGGAGGGACGGTACTGTTCGCCACCCACGACGTCGAGCTCGTGGCGGCCCTCGCGACGCGCGTGGTGCTGCTGGCTGGCGGCGAGGTGATCGCGGACGGCAGCCCCTCGGAGGTGCTCGGCGACTCCCACGTGTTCGCGCCGCAGATGACCCGCGTGTTCGGCCCGGGCTGGCTGACCCCCGAGCAGGTCGCCGAGGCGACCGGGGCGCGCGGGCAACCGACAGAGGTCGTCCGGTGA
- a CDS encoding ECF transporter S component → MSVAATATVRGTRLRIALLVLANVIAALAFLWPFLVPGLLGESSPHAEDAPFLLLAVLGCLTVVLFLDLGRGGIGPKGVALIGVLGAAMVALRLPGFVAGFSAMFIIVLVAGNAFGPAFGFVLGAIGLFASGLFLGGIGPWLPFQMAAVGWVGLGAGLLPGTETSWRVRLGALAAYGFVVGYAFGIVMNLWSWPFTTAGTAIGWVPQEDLSENVQHYATYYMTTSFVWDTFRAFGNAAMVLVLGRPLLGALDRAARRMRLDLREPRFIDPPDRAAARPEPAEATNA, encoded by the coding sequence GTGAGCGTGGCGGCGACCGCAACCGTTCGCGGTACACGCCTTCGCATCGCGCTGCTCGTGCTCGCGAACGTGATCGCCGCGCTCGCGTTCCTCTGGCCGTTCCTGGTTCCCGGACTGCTCGGCGAGAGCTCCCCGCACGCGGAGGACGCCCCGTTCCTGCTGCTCGCCGTCCTCGGCTGTCTCACCGTGGTGCTGTTCCTCGACCTGGGGCGGGGAGGGATCGGCCCGAAGGGCGTGGCGTTGATCGGCGTCTTGGGCGCCGCGATGGTCGCGCTCCGCCTCCCGGGGTTCGTGGCCGGATTCTCGGCGATGTTCATCATCGTGCTCGTCGCCGGGAACGCCTTCGGACCGGCGTTCGGGTTCGTGCTCGGCGCGATCGGGCTGTTCGCGAGTGGGCTGTTCCTCGGCGGGATCGGACCCTGGCTTCCGTTCCAGATGGCTGCCGTCGGGTGGGTCGGTCTGGGCGCGGGTCTGTTACCCGGGACCGAGACATCCTGGCGAGTCCGCCTGGGCGCGCTGGCCGCGTACGGGTTCGTGGTCGGCTACGCGTTCGGGATCGTGATGAACCTGTGGTCGTGGCCGTTCACGACTGCGGGCACCGCGATCGGCTGGGTCCCCCAAGAGGATCTGTCCGAGAACGTGCAGCACTACGCGACCTACTACATGACCACATCGTTCGTGTGGGACACGTTCCGGGCGTTCGGGAACGCGGCGATGGTCCTCGTGCTCGGGCGTCCGTTGCTCGGAGCGCTCGACCGCGCCGCACGGAGGATGCGACTGGACCTTCGTGAACCTCGATTCATCGACCCACCGGACCGTGCTGCCGCACGTCCCGAGCCGGCCGAAGCGACGAACGCGTAG